From Heterodontus francisci isolate sHetFra1 chromosome 9, sHetFra1.hap1, whole genome shotgun sequence, the proteins below share one genomic window:
- the LOC137373512 gene encoding probable G-protein coupled receptor 139: MREPTILHQIEDVYYAVLAVVGILVNSLAILILSRGKCGLSKCITHYLVAMAVADLLVVFTDVILFTVIHIHFPGTYLDTTPARSLVLVLLYAATDISVWFTVAFTFDRFVTICCLKMRMKYCTEKTVTVIVTTVSVFFCLKNIPWYFIYEPEHIIDNIPWGTIETLSFCTEVAWVTFQSLSIILTPFLPFGLILLLNALTVRHILVTSRVRRKLLDHSKSENHTDPEMENRRKSIILMFTISSSFILLWMTNVVFFLYWRIADIYYYTGPHDPVYITEQSGYMLQLLSTCTNTCIYAVTQTKFREQLKNAVKYPFTAIVKLVQ; encoded by the exons ATGCGTGAACCAACAATATTGCATCAGATAGAAGACGTTTACTATGCAGTTCTTGCAGTTGTTGGAATTCTTG TTAACTCATTGGCCATTCTGATCCTGTCAcgaggaaagtgcggactctccaaatgtatcacccactacctggtggccatggcagtggcagatctactggtcgttTTCACTGATGTGATACTGTTTACAGTTATTCATATTCATTTCCCAGGTACTTACCTGGACACCACTCCTGCACGTTCTCTTGTACTTGTCCTGCTGTATGCAGCCACAGacatttctgtctggttcaccgtcgctttcacctttgatcgatttgttacAATTTGTTGCCTGAAAATGAGAATGaaatattgcacagagaaaactGTGACTGTGATTGTAACGACAGTGAGTGTGTTCTTCTGCTTGAAAAATATTCCTtggtactttatatatgaacctgaaCATATCATTGACAATATACCCTGGGGGACAATTGAAACACTGAGCTTTTGTACTGAAGTTGCCTGGGTAACATTTCAAAGTCTCAGTATTATTTTAACCCCTTTCCTTCCATTCggtctgattttactgctcaatgcactgactgtcagacacattttagtgaccagcagAGTCCGCAGGAAACTACTGGATCACAGCAAGAGTGAGAATCacactgacccagagatggagaaccgaagaaaatccatcattttaatGTTCACCATATctagcagttttatattgttatggatgacAAATGTTGTATTTTTCCTTTATTGGCGAATTGCTGACATTTATTATTACACAGGTCCCCATGATCCTGTATATATCACTGAACAATCTGGCTACATGCTGCAGCTTTTGAGCACCTGCACCAACAcctgtatttatgcagtgacccagactaaattcagagagcagctgaagaatgcAGTCAAATATCCATTCACTGCAATTGTTAAATTAGTTCAATGA